Proteins from a genomic interval of Lolium perenne isolate Kyuss_39 chromosome 1, Kyuss_2.0, whole genome shotgun sequence:
- the LOC127323692 gene encoding protein S-acyltransferase 8, with translation MGQPQQRVYQAWKGNNKFILGGRLIFGPDAKSLFVSVVLIAVPVLVFCAFVAPHLLHRFSSYNAGYAIPAVAIVFMIYVLLLLLTTSARDPGIVPRASHPPEEDFTYGNPLAGETPGRLQFPRIKEVMVNGMLVKVKYCDTCMIYRPPRCSHCSICNNCVERFDHHCPWVGQCIGQRNYRYFFLFVSSSTLLCIYVFAMSALHIKFLMDEDYPTVWKALKHSPACLVLMIYCFIALWFVGGLTGFHSYLISTNQTTYENFRYRADSRPNVYDQGCLNNFLEVLCSKGKPSKHRFRAYVQEEVRAPVVNFGRQMEEEPAGGPRAKVEDDLEIGSDLLKISQRRNYEDVDVEMGSQDYSESERTGNAKLGMGSGSQIPAVGSEVRVRHSSWDQRSGNWDMSSDVIGRSASDVLGRSSSLTQVACPSRRENH, from the exons atggGGCAGCCGCAGCAGCGAGTCTACCAAGCTTGGAAAGGGAATAAT AAGTTCATCCTTGGAGGGAGGCTCATATTCGGACCCGATGCCAAGTCCCTGTTCGTCTCGGTTGTGCTCATTGCGGTGCCGGTTTTGGTCTTCTGCGCATTCGTCGCGCCGCACCTTCTCCATCGATTCTCCTCGTACAACGCGGGATATGCGATTCCTGCCGTAGCGATTGTGTTTATGATCTAT GTGCTTCTGTTGCTGCTGACCACCTCAGCTCGGGATCCTGGTATTGTGCCTCGCGCATCACATCCACCGGAGGAAGATTTTACGTATGGCAATCCGTTAGCTGGGGAAACACCGGGCAGGCTGCAGTTCCCCCGTATAAAGGAAGTGATGGTTAATGGGATGCTTGTGAAAGTAAAGTATTGTGATACCTGCATGATTTACCGGCCTCCTCGGTGTTCGCACTGTTCAATATGCAACAACTGTGTGGAGCGCTTTGATCATCATTGCCCCTGGGTTGGACAATGCATTGGTCAG CGCAATTACAGATACTTTTTCCTATTTGTTTCTTCATCGACTCTTCTTTGCATTTATGTCTTTGCCATGTCGGCATTACACATAAAGTTTCTCATGGACGAAGACTACCCTACAGTATGGAAGGCTTTGAAACACTCTCCAGCTTGCTTGGTGCTTATGATATATTGCTTCATTGCTCTCTGGTTTGTTGGCGGACTCACTGGATTTCATTCTTATCTCATTAGCACAAACCAG ACGACATACGAGAATTTTCGATACAGGGCAGACAGCAGGCCTAATGTCTATGACCAAGGGTGTCTGAATAATTTCCTAGAAGTCCTGTGCAGTAAGGGGAAACCTTCTAAACACAGGTTCCGAGCCTATGTTCAAGAGGAAGTACGCGCTCCAGTAGTTAACTTTGGTAGGCAGATGGAAGAAGAACCAGCTGGTGGCCCTCGTGCAAAAGTAGAAGATGATCTTGAGATTGGCAGTGATCTCCTGAAGATCTCTCAGCGGCGCAATTACGAGGATGTTGATGTTGAAATGGGAAGTCAAGACTACAGTGAGAGTGAACGCACGGGCAATGCCAAACTGGGGATGGGTTCAGGATCGCAGATCCCTGCGGTCGGAAGTGAGGTACGAGTACGGCACTCGAGCTGGGACCAAAGAAGTGGAAACTGGGACATGTCATCGGATGTAATTGGAAGGAGCGCATCGGATGTgcttgggagaagttcttcactCACCCAGGTTGCATGTCCATCTCGAAGAGAAAATCACTAG